ACCATTGCAGCAGGGATACACCCGGTTACATCTCGAACCCGGAAGTTAAGTCTGCTTACGCCTACGATACTTAGTCCGTACTAGGGAAAATAGGTAGTCGCCAAACTTTTTCTTTTGCGTCTCCGTAGCTCAGCTGGTTAGAGCATCTGACTGTTAATCAGAGGGTCGTTGGTTCGAGTCCAACCGGGGACGCCATTTTTTTGTCTTAAAAAATTCCAATCCTATATTTTGTCATTTCTTTTTATTGAATTCTATTTATCTTTTAATTTTATTCACTTGAAAAAAATTTTTAGTTATGATAAGATTAAATATAATAAATTAAAAAAGTTAGAAATTTATTTATTTATATAAAGTATACTTTAGTGAATTTTTAAAATAACGGAATATGAGATATTTAAATGTGAAAAAAATATTGTAGTGATTTGCGATATTTATTTTTAAGAAAGAAGGGAAGATATGAAAACTATTTTAGTTCCTGGTGGAGCAGGATATATCGGTTCGCACACTGTGTTAGATTTGATTAAAAAAGGATTTAATCCTATTATAGTGGATGATTTTAGTAATTCTAGCAAAAAAGTTATTACAATTTTAGAAGAAGTTTCTGGAGAAAAAATAAATTTTTATGAAATGGATATAAAGAATAAAGAAGGTTTGAGAAAAATTTTTAGAGAAAATAAAATTGACGCAGTTATTAATTTTGCAGGATTTAAGGCAGTGGGTGAATCTGTAGAAAAACCACTAATGTATTATGATAACAATTTATTTGGAATGATTACTTTACTTGAAGTAATGAAAGAATTTAATGTAAAAAATATCGTATTTAGTTCATCAGCTACTGTTTACGGTGTTTCTGAAAAAGTACCTTTTGTAGAAACTGATCCAATGGGAGAAGTTACAAATCCTTATGGACGTACAAAAGTAATAATCGAACATATTTTAATGGATTTGGCAAAATCTGACAATACTTGGAATATAATTGCTCTTAGATATTTCAATCCATTAGGTGCTCATGAAAGCGGAAGAATTGGAGAAGATCCAAACGGAATTCCAAACAATCTTTCACCTTATATAACTCAAGTTGCAGTTGGAAAATTGGAAAAATTACATATTTTTGGAAATGATTATGATACTCCAGATGGAACTTGCATAAGAGATTTCATTCATGTGAATGATTTGGCGGCAGGACATTCAGCAGCATTAAATTATTTATTTAATAATGAAAATCTTGGTTTTGATGCGATAAATTTAGGAAGTGAAAAAGGTTACAGCGTTCTTGAAATTTTAAGTAATTTTGAAAAAGCTGTTGGAAAAGAAATTCCTTATGTGATTGACGGAAGAAGAGCTGGAGATATTGCAGTCTGTTATGCAGATGCTTCAAAAGCTAAAAAATTATTAAATTGGGAAGCAAAATATACAATTGAAGATATGTGCCGTGATTCTTGGAATTGGCAAAAGAAAAATCCAAATGGATTTAAAGATTAATTTATTTAAAAAATATCGAAAGGAACTATAAAATGAACAACTTTGAAGAAAAATTAAATAAATATGCAGAAGTAATTGTAAAAATTGGAGCAAATGTTCAAAAAGGACAGAAAGTTTGGGTAAATTGTACGACTGATGCGTTGCCATTGGTTTACAAAGTTACAGAATTAGCTTATAAAGAGGGAGCGAGTGATGTTCATGTTAAATTGACAGATGATAAAGTGTCGAGACTTCATGCTGAATACCAGTCGAAAGAAGATTATTCTCACATTCCTCAATGGGCGATTGACGAGAGAAATGATTATCTTGATAATAATGTAGTGTTTATCCACATTTTAAGTAGTTCTCCAAATTTATTTGCAGGAATTGATCCAGAAAAATTAGGAGCATTGGCAAAAAATGCGGGAGAAGCCTACAAACATTACAGAACATGTATTATGACGGATGTAAATTCATGGACGATTGCAAGTTATCCTTCAGTAGATTGGGCAAAACTTGTATTCCCAGACGAAACAGATACCGATGTTGCACAGGAAAAATTGCTTGATGCAATATTGAAAACTGTAAGAGTTGATAAAGCTGATCCAGTTAAGGCTTGGGAAGAACATAGAAATAATTTGAATGAAAAAGCTGAATTTTTGAATAGCAAAAATTTCGTGGCACTTCACTATACTTCTAAAGGAACTGATTTGACAGTTGGGCTTCCTAAAAATCATATTTGGGTGGCAGCTGGAAGTGTTAATGCGAAAGGAGCTGATTTCTTGCCTAATATGCCGACAGAGGAAGTGTTTACAGCTGGAGACCGAGATCGTGTAGATGGTTATGTTTCTAATAAAAAACCACTTTCGTATCAAGGAAACATTATTGACAAATTCAAATTGACTTTTAAAGATGGAAAAGTTGTAGATTTTGAAGCAGAAGAAGGTTACGACATTTTGAAACAGTTGCTTGATACTGATGAAGGTTCGAGAAGAATAGGAGAAGTTGCTCTTGTGCCAAATGATTCGCCTATTTCAAATTCAGGATTTCTTTATTATCAAACATTATTTGACGAAAATGCCTCAAACCACTTAGCATTAGGTGCTGCATACCCGACTAATGTAAAAAATGGAACAAAAATGACAGAAGAAGAATTAATAAAAGCTCATATTAATCAATCAATTTCACATGTCGATTTTATGATTGGTGATGCTGAAATGGATATTGACGGAATTTTGGAAGATGGAACTAGAGTTCCTGTATTTAGAAAAGGAAATTGGGCGTTTTAAATTTTAAAATTTTGGAGATAATATTATGAAATGCAATAGTTTGGAAGAAGTAAGAGAAAATATCGATAGTATAGATGATAAAATTATAAAATTAATTGCAGAGCGTTCAGATTATGTAAGACAGGCAGCAATTTTAAAAAGTCAAAAACAGATGTAAAAGCAGCTGATAGAGTAGAGAAAATAATAAAAAAGGTCAGGGAAAAGGCTAAAATTTATGATTGCAGTCCAGATGTTGTGGAATTGATTTACAGGGATATGATAAATTATTTTATTGGTGAAGAAATGAAAACTTTTGAAAAAAATAAATAGTTAATAAAAAAGAAACTGCTTTAAATTTAAGAGTTTCTTTTTTTTTATAAATTTTTATTTAAAATTATTTAACACATCTTCATAATATTTTTTATATTTTGCTCCAATAATTTTTAAATCTCTCTCACAAGCTACATTATGTGCATTTTTAATAATATCGTCCAAATTTTCAACTTTATTTTCCACAATATTTTTTATTTTTTTACAGAATTCTTCGTTATCCTTAGCTTTAAAACAACTTTTGCCGTCTTCAATCCAATCATTGTAAACGGGAATGTCCCTTACAACCAAAGGAAGTTCTGCTGAAAAAGTTTCAAGTACGACAATCCCTTCATTTTCTTCATAGGTTGTGAATAAAAATGCTTTTGCTGCACTAAAAGCACCAATTAAGATGTCTTTTTCTACATATCCTGGAAAAATCAAATTTTTGGGCGGATTTTCAATTATATCTTGAATTCTTTTTGGAAGCATTGATTTTACACTTGACGAGCCAAACCATAAAAACTGATAATCGCTGCATTTATTTACAATTTCTACAAAATCTCTTATTCCTTTTCGCTCAAAAGGGAGTCCTGCTGTGATTATAAGCGGTTTTTTTATGTCATAAATATTTTTATATTCGTCTAAAAATTTTTTCTTTAATTCTTCACTTTTTTTAAATTTTTTTGTATTTACACCATTTGAAATAACTCTTATTTCTTTGTCTTCTTCCAAATATTTAGACTTTATCAAATTTTTGGTATATTCTGACGGAGAAATTAAATAATCGGCAGCATTGTATAATTTTTTTGCCCAAAATTTTATTATTGGCGACAGAAAATAACTACCTTTTATACTTCCACGAAAATCTTCATAAGTTGTATGAGTATGAAAAATAACAGGTTTATTTAATTTTTTTGCTTCTTTTAACATCTCATAAGACTTTATTCCAATTGTATTTATATGAACTAAATCATAGCTATCCTCTTTATTTAATGTAACTTCGACATCATTTTCTCCAAGGGCTTCTATCTGATGATTTAGGGCTTGCCCAACGCCTGATTTGCTGAATGAATTTTTCCCCTCTGAATAAAGTAAAACTTTCACTACTATCATACTCCTCTATCGTTTTTTTATAAAGTGCTTCCACACGGTTTCCAAAATTTTCGGCTGTATAATCCATAGAAACTGTAAAAGCTTTTTCTATCATTTTTTTTCTAAATTCTGTATCTTCTTTTAATTTTTTTATATTTTTAATAAATTCTTCTTCATTTCTGTAAACAAGCCCAGCTTCGTTTTCCACAAGTAAATCTTCCAAATTTAAGTCGTATCTTGCATTGACAGGTACTTTTGCTACCATAGCTTCGACAAATGTAAGTCCTTGCGTTTCTGAAATACTCGCATTTAAAAAAACTTCTCCAATTTGATAATAAATCGCAACTTTTTCATGCGGAACCTCTCCCACGAAAATAACTCTGTCTAAAATTCCAAGTTTTTTAGCTTGTTCTTTTAACTTATCGCCTGTATCTCCGTAACTTTTTCCAACAATCATAAATTTACATTTTGGATCGGCAATTTTAGAAAACATGTCGATTAGCACATCAATACTTTTTTCTTGCGCCACTCTTCCGACATAGACACACAAAAAGTCGTCTTTTTCAACTCCAAAACTTTCTCTTATAAATTCTCTGTCTTCATCAGTGTAATTTTCACGATAAAATTTATCGACATAAATTCCAGTTGGAATTATATTTGGCTCTTTTTTTATTCCATAAGATTTAAGTATTACAGCAACTTTTCTTGTAGGAACAATTAACTCGTTACATCTTTCACAGTAAAATTTACTTATCGCAGCTGCCACTTTTTTTCGTTGATTTTTTAAGTGATTTCCAAAATGTAATGTCCGTAATATTCATACAAGGTGTGATAAGTGTGAATTAATGGAATTTCAAGTTTTGTTGCAACAAATCTTGCAAATGTTCCAACTCCCCATTCTGTTTGGCAATGAATTACATCAAGATCCAATTTGCTTATTTTTTTTATAATCTTTGCAGAATAGACAAGTCCTAATCTATATTGTGGCGCAGGTTTAAACTCTATGCTTGGAATTCTTAAAACATTGGGTTCAACTTCTTTTGCCTCGGGATCAGTTGTCGTTATGATATAAACTTTATGTCCTTTTTTTCTAAGCTCTTTTTCAAGAGTTGTAATTGAGCTTACAACTCCGTTCACTTGCGGTCTGTATGTATCAGTAAATATACCTACTCTCATAAACTTTACTCCTTTTATTTTTTATTTTTTAAATAAAAATTTAAAATTCTTCCAAGAAAAATTTCCCTATTTTTCCCATTCGATAATCCTTTAAAAGTCGTTTAGAAACAATGCTGTAATCGTGTTCATCAGCTTTTGAAATTCCAAGCCTAGTTTCCAAAATACCCAAAATTTCGTGATTTTCCATCTCATAAATATTAGTATTTTCAAAATATTTTTCCAAATTATACGACTTTATCAAATTTTCAATTTTATTTAATTTTTTTAATTTTTCCAAAAATTTTAATGTAACTTGCTCTATTGGAAGCACATTATCTTTAATTGAACCAGTAATTGCAAGATTATAAGCCACATTTTCGTCTTCAAATTTTGGCCACAAAACTCCTGGCGTATCCAAAAGTTCCAATTTTTCATCAATTCTTATCCATTGTTTTCCACGAGTAAAACCTGGAGTATTTCCGACACGAGCTTTGTTTTTGTTTACAAATTTATTTATAAATCGTGATTTTCCGACATTTGGAATTCCAACTATCATTGCTCGAACGACAGTTTTTCTAAGTCCCTTTTTTTTCATCTTTTCAAGTTTAGCTTCATAAATTTTATTAATAATTTTTCTCAGTTCGCCAAAATTTGTCCCTTTTTCGCAGCTCAAAGCTACAAAATATTCTGAAAGGTCATTAGAAATAAAATAGTTTTCCCACTTTTTTAATTCTTTTGTGTCAATCAAATCGACTTTGTTTAAAATAATAATCTTTTCTTTATTTTTGGCAAGTTTTGAAATATCAGGATTTTTACTTGCAATAGGAATTCTAGCATCTAAAATTTCTATCACGATATCAACCAATTTAAGATTTTCAACTATCAAATCTTTTGTTTTTTTCATATGTCCTGGATACCAGTTTATATTCATTTTTTTCTCCAATTTTTAAATTTATATAATAAAATTATTTAAAGTAAAATAAATAATTTTATTATATACTCAAAAGCAGATTTGAGCATATATGAAAAAGTAAAATGCAAAAAAATTTTAAAATTTGTATTTAATTTTTATTTATCTTTATTTTTAAAATAAATTCCGTCGTCGTTAATTGCTCGAATAAACAAGACAATTTCACCTTTTATTGGCTTTTCTTCTAATTTTTCAATAATTTGTGAAACATTTCCTCTAATAATTTCTTCATAAATTTTTGTAAGCTCTCTCGTTATGACAACATATCTTTCACCTAAATATTCTCTAACATCTTTTAATGTCTTTAAAATCCTATTTGGTGATTCCAAAATGACAATTGTCCGCTCTTCATCTTTTAATTTATTAAAAAGTGTCTGTCTTCCCTTTTTTTTCGGCAAAAATCCTTCATAAGCCATTCTTCTCATATCAAGGCCTGAAATACTTGCTCCTGTCACAATTGAAGAAGCTCCTGGAATTCCCACAACTTTTAAGTCATTTTTTAAAATTTCATTTACTAACTCAAAACCAGGGTCTGAAATGCAAGGAGTTCCAGCATCAGTAACTAATGCAATATTTTTATTGTCTTTTAATAAATTTATTACATTTTGAATTTGGTGTAACTTATTGTGTTCATGATATTGGTACACCGTTTTTTCTATTTCATAATGTGAAAGCAGTCTTTTTGTAACTCTCGTATCTTCAGCAAAGATATAATCGACTTCTTCTAACACTTTTTTAGCTCGAAAAGTCAAATCTTCTAAATTTCCAATTGGTGTACCAACAACATAAAACATAATTTTTACTTCCTTTTTTTGTTTTTTTTTCTTTTTTATTTTATTTATTTTTTTTAATATTTAATTTTTTCTTTTGTTTTTTTTAAATTTTTTTATTTTTTAATTTTTTTATTCATTTCTTCAATTGCTCTTTTTAATTGAACATCTCCAGCTGAAATTATTTTTTTAGCTTCAGCGTCACCTTTGTCTTTTTTAATTATTTCTTCGATTTCTTTTTCACGATTTTTTTTCGCCTGTTCACTTTCGTTTGTGTAACCTTTTAGTGTAAGCAATTCTTCCATATCAATTTTTATATCAGGTTCAATTCCTTTTTCGTGAATGTAATTTCCTTTAGGTGTGAAATATTGAGCAATAGTAAGTTTTATCGCATCGTTTGTTGCTGGAAGCGGTATAACTTGTTGCACAATTCCTTTTCCAAAAGTTTTATCTCCAACAATTGTAGCTCGTTTGTAATCTTTTAGCGCACCTGTAACAATTTCTGAAGCAGAAGCACTATTTTTATTTGTAAGTACAATTAGTGGAAAATCTCCTAAATAGTTTAGTGTTCTGTTGTAATTCTTTTGAGAACCATTTTTATCTTTTAGATATACAATTAAGTTTTCTTTTACAAAAAGTGAAGTAATATCTTGAGCTTCAGTCAAACTTCCACCTGGATTAGATCTCAAGTCAAAAATTAAACCTTTCATTCCTTGACTTTGTAAGTTTTTGATAGCTTTTTCAACTTCGTGTCCAACATTGTTTCCAAATCTAATTAAACTTACATAACCGATTTTGTTGTCAAGCATTTTACTCTCAACCATTTCAAGTTTAATTTTAGATCTTGTCATAGTAACTTTAAATGGCTCTTTTTTTCCAGCTCTTGTCACTTCAACTTCGACTTTTGAATTTTCTTTTCCTTTTAGTAATTTCACTGTTTCATTTGCAGTCAGTGGCAAAATATCTTTTCCGTCAACTTTTGTAATTTTATCTTTTGGTTTTATTCCAACTTTTTCAGCTGGACTTCCGATAAATGGATCCAAAACTTCTAGTGCTTCTCCTTTTTTCTTGCTGATGGTCATTCCAACCCCAACATATTCTCCATCCATATCTTCAGAAAAATCTTTTAAGTCATCAGACGACAGATATTCAGAATAAGGATCGTTTAATTTTCCGATAATTCCAGCAACTGCTCCTTCATAAAGGTCTTTTTTACTAGGTGTAGCTTCTTTTCCAACAAATCTTTTTTCGACAATGTTAATAACAT
This genomic stretch from Leptotrichia sp. oral taxon 218 harbors:
- the galE gene encoding UDP-glucose 4-epimerase GalE; amino-acid sequence: MKTILVPGGAGYIGSHTVLDLIKKGFNPIIVDDFSNSSKKVITILEEVSGEKINFYEMDIKNKEGLRKIFRENKIDAVINFAGFKAVGESVEKPLMYYDNNLFGMITLLEVMKEFNVKNIVFSSSATVYGVSEKVPFVETDPMGEVTNPYGRTKVIIEHILMDLAKSDNTWNIIALRYFNPLGAHESGRIGEDPNGIPNNLSPYITQVAVGKLEKLHIFGNDYDTPDGTCIRDFIHVNDLAAGHSAALNYLFNNENLGFDAINLGSEKGYSVLEILSNFEKAVGKEIPYVIDGRRAGDIAVCYADASKAKKLLNWEAKYTIEDMCRDSWNWQKKNPNGFKD
- a CDS encoding aminopeptidase: MNNFEEKLNKYAEVIVKIGANVQKGQKVWVNCTTDALPLVYKVTELAYKEGASDVHVKLTDDKVSRLHAEYQSKEDYSHIPQWAIDERNDYLDNNVVFIHILSSSPNLFAGIDPEKLGALAKNAGEAYKHYRTCIMTDVNSWTIASYPSVDWAKLVFPDETDTDVAQEKLLDAILKTVRVDKADPVKAWEEHRNNLNEKAEFLNSKNFVALHYTSKGTDLTVGLPKNHIWVAAGSVNAKGADFLPNMPTEEVFTAGDRDRVDGYVSNKKPLSYQGNIIDKFKLTFKDGKVVDFEAEEGYDILKQLLDTDEGSRRIGEVALVPNDSPISNSGFLYYQTLFDENASNHLALGAAYPTNVKNGTKMTEEELIKAHINQSISHVDFMIGDAEMDIDGILEDGTRVPVFRKGNWAF
- a CDS encoding glycosyltransferase family 4 protein translates to MIVVKVLLYSEGKNSFSKSGVGQALNHQIEALGENDVEVTLNKEDSYDLVHINTIGIKSYEMLKEAKKLNKPVIFHTHTTYEDFRGSIKGSYFLSPIIKFWAKKLYNAADYLISPSEYTKNLIKSKYLEEDKEIRVISNGVNTKKFKKSEELKKKFLDEYKNIYDIKKPLIITAGLPFERKGIRDFVEIVNKCSDYQFLWFGSSSVKSMLPKRIQDIIENPPKNLIFPGYVEKDILIGAFSAAKAFLFTTYEENEGIVVLETFSAELPLVVRDIPVYNDWIEDGKSCFKAKDNEEFCKKIKNIVENKVENLDDIIKNAHNVACERDLKIIGAKYKKYYEDVLNNFK
- a CDS encoding glycosyltransferase; protein product: MAAAISKFYCERCNELIVPTRKVAVILKSYGIKKEPNIIPTGIYVDKFYRENYTDEDREFIRESFGVEKDDFLCVYVGRVAQEKSIDVLIDMFSKIADPKCKFMIVGKSYGDTGDKLKEQAKKLGILDRVIFVGEVPHEKVAIYYQIGEVFLNASISETQGLTFVEAMVAKVPVNARYDLNLEDLLVENEAGLVYRNEEEFIKNIKKLKEDTEFRKKMIEKAFTVSMDYTAENFGNRVEALYKKTIEEYDSSESFTLFRGEKFIQQIRRWASPKSSDRSPWRK
- a CDS encoding glycosyltransferase, which encodes MRVGIFTDTYRPQVNGVVSSITTLEKELRKKGHKVYIITTTDPEAKEVEPNVLRIPSIEFKPAPQYRLGLVYSAKIIKKISKLDLDVIHCQTEWGVGTFARFVATKLEIPLIHTYHTLYEYYGHYILEIT
- the ylqF gene encoding ribosome biogenesis GTPase YlqF, producing the protein MNINWYPGHMKKTKDLIVENLKLVDIVIEILDARIPIASKNPDISKLAKNKEKIIILNKVDLIDTKELKKWENYFISNDLSEYFVALSCEKGTNFGELRKIINKIYEAKLEKMKKKGLRKTVVRAMIVGIPNVGKSRFINKFVNKNKARVGNTPGFTRGKQWIRIDEKLELLDTPGVLWPKFEDENVAYNLAITGSIKDNVLPIEQVTLKFLEKLKKLNKIENLIKSYNLEKYFENTNIYEMENHEILGILETRLGISKADEHDYSIVSKRLLKDYRMGKIGKFFLEEF
- the rsmI gene encoding 16S rRNA (cytidine(1402)-2'-O)-methyltransferase, producing the protein MFYVVGTPIGNLEDLTFRAKKVLEEVDYIFAEDTRVTKRLLSHYEIEKTVYQYHEHNKLHQIQNVINLLKDNKNIALVTDAGTPCISDPGFELVNEILKNDLKVVGIPGASSIVTGASISGLDMRRMAYEGFLPKKKGRQTLFNKLKDEERTIVILESPNRILKTLKDVREYLGERYVVITRELTKIYEEIIRGNVSQIIEKLEEKPIKGEIVLFIRAINDDGIYFKNKDK
- a CDS encoding S41 family peptidase, whose product is MKKNKILKVVLGVALVSLPLAAATAIKTGQIDRSNDASIAKDQTELNRIVDVINIVEKRFVGKEATPSKKDLYEGAVAGIIGKLNDPYSEYLSSDDLKDFSEDMDGEYVGVGMTISKKKGEALEVLDPFIGSPAEKVGIKPKDKITKVDGKDILPLTANETVKLLKGKENSKVEVEVTRAGKKEPFKVTMTRSKIKLEMVESKMLDNKIGYVSLIRFGNNVGHEVEKAIKNLQSQGMKGLIFDLRSNPGGSLTEAQDITSLFVKENLIVYLKDKNGSQKNYNRTLNYLGDFPLIVLTNKNSASASEIVTGALKDYKRATIVGDKTFGKGIVQQVIPLPATNDAIKLTIAQYFTPKGNYIHEKGIEPDIKIDMEELLTLKGYTNESEQAKKNREKEIEEIIKKDKGDAEAKKIISAGDVQLKRAIEEMNKKIKK